A genomic stretch from Falco naumanni isolate bFalNau1 chromosome 8, bFalNau1.pat, whole genome shotgun sequence includes:
- the FAM117B gene encoding LOW QUALITY PROTEIN: protein FAM117B (The sequence of the model RefSeq protein was modified relative to this genomic sequence to represent the inferred CDS: deleted 1 base in 1 codon) has protein sequence MSHQRVRRSGSPTPATSLGGGGAAAAAAGGGAGASSRLQPMRATVPFQLKQQQQQQQHGSPTRSGGGAGALGGGLPRAAPASRSVSPTRAAPTGNGARGGPATATQTPGGGGSAAAASSSRGSPTRAGGARGSPPRSHHLPPPPPPAAAGCGPSPCSSPLPEGSAAAAGRVRHRRHSPEQGRSSPERKSPSSPVCKADKSRPPSSSPSSIIRRTSSLDTLAAPYLAGQWPRDNHGQAAPCMRDKATQTESAWAEEYLEKKRSSHKRSASWGSNDQLKEIAKLRQQLQRSKHSSRHHRDKERQSPFHGNHAAINHSQAPIPKSALVPVIPITKSTGSRFRNSVEGLNQEIEIIIKETGDKEEQLVPQDVPDGHRAPPPLVQRSSSTRSIDTQTPGGADRGSNNSSRSQSVSPISFLTISNEGSEESPCSADDLLADSRDKENGNNSPLPKYATSPKPNNSYMFKREPPEGCEKVKVFEESLPKPLHEIPAFYCPDKNKVNFIPKSGSAFCLVSILKPLLPTQDLTLKGTAHSLSVSSGMTPSLLQPITMASLSANTDQDRISRGTSTIIPQTSILQQSGHIEEAEG, from the exons ATGTCCCACCAGCGCGTGAGGCGCAGCGGCTCCCCGACCCCCGCCACCTCCCtcgggggagggggcgcggcggcggcggcggcgggcggcggcgcgggagCGAGCAGCCGCCTGCAGCCCATGCGGGCCACGGTGCCCTTCCAgctcaagcagcagcagcagcagcagcaacatggCAGCCCCacgaggagcggcggcggcgcgggcgcCCTGGGCGGGGGGCTCCCACGCGCGGCGCCCGCCTCGCGCAGCGTCAGCCCCACGCGCGCGGCGCCCACCGGCAACGGCGCGCGCGGCGGCCCCGCCACGGCCACGCAGAcgccggggggagggggcagcgccgccgccgcctcctcctcgcGGGGCAGCCCCACGCGTGCCGGCGGGGCGCGCGGCAGCCCCCCGCGCTCCCACcacctgccgccgccgcccccccccgccgccgcc ggctgcGGACCCTCGCCCTGCTCCTCTCCGCTGCCGGAGGGcagcgccgcggcggcgggcagggtCCGGCACCGGCGGCACTCGCCGGAGCAAGGCAGGAGCTCCCCGGAGAGGAagagccccagctcccccgTCTGCAAAG CTGACAAATCAAGACCACCTTCATCAAGCCCTTCCAGTATTATTCGCCGGACTTCCTCATTGGATACGCTTGCTGCTCCGTACCTTGCTGGACAGTGGCCTCGTGATAATCATGGACAAGCTGCTCCGTGTATGAGAGACAAAGCCACACAG acagaaagtGCCTGGGCTGAAGAATATTtagaaaagaagagaagctCGCACAAACGTTCAGCATCGTGGGGGAGCAATGATCAACTAAAAGAG ATTGCAAAATTGCGTCAACAATTACAGAGAAGCAAACACAGCAGTAGGCATCATCGCGATAAAGAAAGACAGTCTCCATTTCATGGTAACCATGCAGCCATTAACCACAGTCAG GCTCCCATCCCAAAGAGTGCTCTTGTTCCTGTGATACCTATTACCAAATCAACAGGATCACGATTCCGAAACAGTGTAGAAGGACTGAATCAGGAGATTGAGATAATAATTAAGGAGACGGGAGACAAAGAGGAGCAGCTTGTT cctCAAGATGTTCCAGATGGGCACCGTGCACCACCTCCGTTAGTTCAGCGTAGTAGTAGTACTCGCAGCATTGATACCCAAACACCTGGTGGAGCAGACAGGGGTAGTAACAACAGCAGCCGCTCCCAGTCAGTATCTCCAATCTCATTTCTTACCATCTCTAACGAAGGCAGTGAAGAAAGTCCGTGTTCTGCAGATGATCTTCTTGCCGATTCCAGAGATAAAG AGAATGGGAATAATTCCCCTTTGCCAAAATATGCTACCtcaccaaaacccaacaacagcTATATGTTCAAGCGTGAACCTCCAGAGGGCTGTGAAAAGGTGAAAGTCTTTGAGGAGAGCTT gCCAAAACCATTGCACGAGATTCCAGCCTTCTACTGCCCTGACAAGAACAAAGTGAATTTCATTCCTAAAAGTGGCTCTGCTTTCTGTCTTGTCAGCATCCTCAAGCCGCTTCTCCCCACACAAGATCTCACACTTAAGGGCACTGCACACAGCCTGTCTGTCTCTTCTGGCATGACGCCCAGTTTGTTACAGCCCATTACTATGGCATCATTGTCTGCAAACACAGATCAGGACAGGATCTCTCGTGGAACAAGTACAATAATACCACAGACCTCTATACTCCAGCAATCGGGACATATTGAGGAAGCTGAAGGATAG